The following proteins are co-located in the Cyprinus carpio isolate SPL01 chromosome B19, ASM1834038v1, whole genome shotgun sequence genome:
- the zgc:175136 gene encoding uncharacterized protein zgc:175136, which produces MDSTYCLRILFALFPAYVTCLGNYEGSMPTANLQRVSAHTFPVIGPEVKQMGNWNDPACAYALPCPTVKVIVCRIKCKIVFKRFRLLLKVIIKKMSSDGILLKAPESAQINKIPPEATHPKFQQTYNIHSQPTQIFKPVYPSQSGAQHDVAKSSVAISNAILMMQAPANVQNKAEFNKPKVYPGFPERKIPFAPG; this is translated from the exons atggATTCTACATACTGTTTAAG gattctttttgcCTTGTTTCCTGCTTATGTAACCTGTTTGGGGAATTATGAAG GGAGCATGCCAACCGCTAATTTGCAGAGAGTTTCAGCACACACTTTCCCCGTGATTGGCCCTGAGGTGAAACAAATGGGAAACTGGAACGATCCTGCTTGCGCTTATGCTCTCCCCTGCCCCACCGTCAAGGTGATTGTTTGCAGGATCAAATGTAAAATCGTATTCAAAAGATTCAGACTTCTGCTAAAAGTGATAATCAAGAAAATGAGCTCTGATGGGATTCTTCTCAAGGCCCCAGAAAGTGCTCAGATAAACAAGATACCACCTGAAGCTACCCACCCCAAATTCCAGCAGACCTACAATATCCACAGTCAACCTACTCAAATCTTTAAGCCTGTTTACCCCTCTCAAAGTGGAGCTCAACATGATGTAGCGAAGTCCTCAGTGGCCATTTCTAATGCAATCCTGATGATGCAGGCTCCTGCAAATGTTCAAAATAAAGCAGAATTCAACAAGCCCAAAGTTTATCCTGGATTTCCAGAGCGTAAAATACCATTTGCCCCTGGTTAG
- the tpbga gene encoding trophoblast glycoprotein a, which produces MLASARCAVVLGLLCAALSAGASLCPAGCECSEAALTVKCVSKDLRGIPSGIPSYTRNLFITGNHISQIGPESFQGLENVTNLSLSNNRISEVKSRTFSSLRSLRSLDLSNNQLAVIHPEAFTVQSRMLRELNLSRALYNHSSVIFLATSLRWSSLEDLQGLDLSSNGLVYLPPGIFCHLVSLRRLQLGNNSIVSIHNGTFTGLDHLQELHLTHNALRTLREEALKELEQMRSVRLHLAENPYTCTCDIEPFAAWVNSSQARVVDIERLTCAFPVALQNTSLLTVGQLELGCHKAGESDNLALQTSYVFLGLVLGFVGLMFLFVLYLNRKGIKKRIYDMRDACREVWEGYHYRYEIDSDPRLSQVSTTADV; this is translated from the exons ATGCTCGCCTCTGCACGGTGCGCGGTTGTGCTGGGGCTGCTGTGCGCGGCGCTCTCCGCGGGCGCGTCGCTGTGTCCCGCCGGCTGCGAGTGCTCGGAAGCCGCGCTCACGGTTAAATGCGTCTCCAAAGATCTTCGGGGCATACCGAGCGGCATCCCGAGCTACACCAGAAACCTCTTCATCACCGGAAACCACATCAGCCAGATCGGACCCGAGTCTTTCCAGGGACTGGAGAACGTGACCAACTTGTCTCTGTCTAACAACAG GATCTCTGAGGTGAAGTCTCGCACATTTTCTAGCCTGCGGAGCCTCAGATCACTGGACCTCAGCAACAACCAGCTGGCCGTCATCCATCCTGAGGCATTCACCGTCCAGAGCCGCATGCTGAGGGAGCTCAACCTCAGTCGGGCTCTCTACAACCACTCGTCTGTCATTTTTTTAGCCACCTCTCTTCGCTGGAGCAGCCTGGAAGACCTGCAGGGACTGGACCTGTCCAGTAATGGGCTTGTCTACTTGCCCCCGGGCATCTTTTGCCATCTTGTAAGCCTGCGGCGCCTTCAGCTTGGCAACAACTCTATAGTGTCCATCCATAACGGGACGTTCACAGGACTGGATCACCTCCAGGAGCTCCACCTCACCCATAACGCCCTCAGGACCCTGCGTGAAGAGGCTCTAAAAGAGCTGGAGCAGATGCGTTCGGTGAGGCTCCACCTGGCGGAGAATCCTTACACCTGCACATGCGACATCGAGCCTTTCGCCGCCTGGGTGAACAGCTCACAGGCGCGAGTGGTGGACATCGAGCGCCTGACTTGCGCATTCCCAGTCGCCTTGCAGAACACGTCGCTACTGACGGTGGGCCAACTTGAGTTGGGTTGCCATAAAGCGGGAGAAAGTGACAATCTCGCACTGCAGACCTCCTACGTGTTCCTGGGTCTCGTGCTGGGATTTGTCGGTCTCATGTTCCTCTTTGTGCTCTACCTGAACCGCAAAGGTATTAAGAAGCGCATCTATGACATGCGCGACGCATGCCGGGAAGTCTGGGAAGGGTACCACTACCGATACGAGATCGACTCCGATCCCAGACTGTCGCAAGTCTCGACAACAGCTGATGTGTGA